CAATCTGAAGTCATAAATTATGGCATTGAAATTACAAAAGATGAGAACCATTTATTTATACACTGTGCATATGTGAAATCTCTGTGGGTTAAAACGTTAAAACTAGGAGAAATTTGCTGGATAAAATCTgataaaattatagatgttTTTGAGGCATGGTGCCACCAAATTGTGGTTAGATGCGAAAAAAGACGTAGATTAATCTATGATTTACTATTATCTGGGTTATTTGGAGAATCAGGAACCAAAAACTGTTTGAAGATAAACAAATACAGGATAATGAagtttgggaaaaaatcatttACCATTGGAAGGAATGGAAGAGGTGCAAACAGGCAAGTGTAGGAGTGAAGAAAATTGTAAAGAAAAGCCGGAAGATGGAAGATGGAAGATGGGGtcaagggagaaaagaaaatagaatttattgGTGTTATATgcagaattcatcaatgataaaaatataacacGAGTAAGAAATTTTCTTATAAATGCTGAAAATATATTAGTGTGCTTCTCGTCTGATATTATTAATAAAGGAAACTGAGTAGAAGCTGAAATTGAAAACATTGAAGATTTAGTGATAATAACAACAAATCATTTGATGGTGCAGTGGGCATTGAAGAAGGATATTAGGAGCTGGACATACAACTTTCAAAGAAACAAATTCTTGAACCTGTTACAATTCAAGCAAGCTAATGCAAACGAATTTAAACACATCGACGAGTCTAATAAACATGGCACTACAAAGAATTATGTAGCAAGTTATTAGGCGCTAATACTCCTGAAGTTGAGAGTGGTTGTGCTGCTCATTCGATGCTAGCAGCTATATAGCAATCAAGACTATATCGTTTTTGTCAGTAATTATTTCCTATGTGTACATGAGTTGTGTTCTTTTGAATTTGCTAAAGTTAGTGCTTAGGAGGAGAATTGACATATCAAATTACCAATCCTTCAGGTTTTGTAGCATGGTTTGTGGAGAGCATTAGTCCTAACTATTGATTGAGATTTGTAGGCTTAGATGCAGATAGATTTTGCTCTAATCTTGCTTTTACATTTGTAGTCAAAGTAGAATCCCTTGAATTAGTTTCTAAAATCTTTGTAACACTTTTCTTAGACGTGTCATAGGCAGTATAGTTCATCCTCTATGGTTGTTAGTGTTGAAGCACAAGGATTCCATAATATACACTCCAACTTGTATTCAATAAGCTCTGACAATTTCAACCAaagttttatgaaaattttgacTTCATTTTTACCCCACAATTAAAAATACCCTTAAGGGATTAGAAAAAGCTCAAGCAACAAAATAACTTGCGAGATAGAAAAAAGACTGATTTGTTTGCTTCATATAACTATTACTTTTTGACTGACTATATATTCCATCAATGTCTGCCTTTTGATTGATGAAATTGTAAGGATTAGAATCATACATGACCCATTTGCTCAGCTTTATATTACTAAACTTTCTTTCTAACCATTTTAACCACAGACTTGAACCAATCTAGATCATGAATTATGAGCAAAATCCGCACAATAAAGCTTGTGCTCTGTCATTGGATTCATAAAGCAAAGTTTGCAAAACTCAGCATTTCTGATGAAGTTTTGATTCTACTCATTCTGAAAACTGTTTTCCTTCAAATGTCTGCAAAAATTGCCAATTTGCCGGGGCAACATTGTAAGAtgttaatgtttttccactgctcacagttacctcgaatgacAAAGGTTGTCGCTGAAGGTTGACATTGCAATGCCAGTTTTGCCCCCAGTTCCTTGCCATTGGGATCCACCCTGTTCTAGATCCCTTCACTTTCATAGCAACCACCTCACCATCAAGTCCTACATTGGTTACCAGAACTTGATAGAAGTGAGAATTTCCACTCATTGTGTATTTCAGGCCACCACTTCTTTGACACTTCACTCTGCAAAGTATATAAACATGTTACACTTCACTCCAAGGGATGTTATTGTCACAACTTTAATATCTTGTCTATGTTTCAATATCTCTGTATTCTGTTATAATATACTTACCGGTAAATTACTTTGCTAATTCCTATAGTTTAAAAGCTTCCAATTGAGTCCCTACATGTTTTAGATTTGGTATTTAGGTCCTTCCCATGTTAAAAACATTAAAGTTAGTAGAATATCCTTCGCCAAATCGAAGACACCCACGCTTAAAGGTAAATTTGTAAACCTGAATGTCCTCTCATTTCCAGAATATTTTATTAACTCTAACATTTTTGACACGATAAGGACCTAATTACAAAGTTCAAAATGGTGCAGGGATCCAATTGGTCTTTAAAACTATAAggacttaattacaaatttgGTAGAATAACTGGCAGAGTAATTTAATCTATACTTACTAAACACATTCTATATCTTTCATCAGTGAAAGATCCTTTTTACCTTCTATACTGAACTGGAACAATATCAGCTTTACTCTTTGCAATTTGGGCAAATGCGGCATGTGACATCTCAAAATGCTCTCTTGGAAAGTTGCACCATCCACCATAATCAACTGAGAGGCCATAATTTGGAGCACAGAAATCTGTAGCAGTGACAACAATAGAAGGGCTTCCCATAACACACCACAAGATGTGGTCAACACACCTGATTTCATAGCAAGCCCCACAAGCACTCCCTCTGTTGAACAAAATGCTGCTCAATCCAGCACTGTGTTTTCCATAACTTGCCTTGTGAATATCTCCATAGCCACAAGCTCCTTCTGCAACACATGCAAATCCACATTTTTCAGTTACTGTAGTTTTTTATGCTAAGACATTGTCATTTATCAAAATGAAAATGTAGTACCAGTAACGAGAGATCCTTCATCAGTGTCTTTGGTGAATGTTGCAGTGGCTTTCTTCCAATCTTCATCATTATAAGCTGCAATCTTCCATGAATGTAGTAAAATGAAGCAGAGGAGTGTAAAGTGAAGAACACCCATCTGAGATAATAGTGATTAGAAATGTACAAACTAGTAATTACTTCTAATTACTTCTAATAAATTGTATTatgctgttttctctttttgGGCATAAGTGGGGTCTAACAATATGAGTAAACAAAGTGAAAAGGGGTTTTCTTTCTAACTGCAAATGATGAAGATCCTTCCTTGCTAAAGATGGGGTATGGAAAATTTGAAGCTTTGAGAACAACAATAATTCTATAAAAATCTCAATTTCCAAATGTGGGGACATTAAGCTAAGCAATGCCGAGATATTAGGTAAATTTTGTTACATATTCCAAGGAATGTGTTTGCTTTTTTCTATTGTTGTCTCTTCTTTTGAGGTGAGAAATGGAGACTCAAAGTTGGGGTTCGGTGTTTGGAGCCTGCAAGTTTTGGATGCATTGAATTGAAGAGGCTATGGAGAGAGTAGAGAGAAAGGGTTTAAGGCTTTGTGTTTGTGGCAGACACCACAAAGCGGTAAAGACCTAAAGGCTGAAAAACACTTCACTTCAGTGTGGAAACTTTGACTTGCCCCCGAGTTCTtactttattagtttattaatcaTTTTGTTTCAAGCGGATTGATTAGCTGATTTAatatgttttcttctctttattttgattctccattgaatttttattatgttgaaCAGTGTATGCTTCACCAGTAGCCATTGTAATGATAGACCTATGTAGTGTAAGATATAAACAATTGtgttgcttttattttattattgttagcCTTAGATGGGTTGGGAGCGACTCAACTCAATTCATGAGCCagtttgaatttaatttgttaatagcttgataaattaaatttgtgaACTGGTGAGTCAagtttgagcctagaattaagtatataaattaaatgaatcGAGTTTAAGTTTGAATAAATTTAACTCATTAGCTcgattcttttttatttttaaaatatataaattataatttattgatataaaattatagattatattcttattatttgaGTTAATTAGTAAACTAAAGTCAATTTGTGAGCTTTTGCTGAACTAAGTTTGGACTTAAGAAATAAACTCGATTGTAAATGAGTCGAATCGtaaatcaaactcaattttTAAGAGCTGAACAAGATCTTTCTAGTACAACCCAACTTAACTTACTTCTAACTCTAGCCTTAGAATTGAAGACCTTAATTAACGTAGTGTTCTTATTAGTAGTTATATGTGGTATGAAAATAAGTTTGTGTTCGAGTTTCCAACTGATCCTAGAAGATGGAAATTGTTAATTAGCGTTACTATAAATTCCACTGTACCTTTATCAATAACTATGATCTTCTGAGAGATAAAGTTGTCACATTttaatcaaaaataattttttattttatgttattaataaaaatttttgaaaaataattaatgatgATAAAGgatgatttttaaaatattccaAAACATGATATTACCAATTTTGGAAGTGATAATATCACCCGTAGTTTGTGGCCTAGCAGTAAATATTTAATCCAACAAATTTTGATACAATATCGACATAAAGTGTAGCAAAGTAACAATCATGGTTGTAAGTTGTAACGACTACGTGAACTTTACCGCTGAATATCTTAAATCACTCGTTACACTAGGTAGTGTAATTTAATATCTCACTGAAAAAGTAACTTCTTCAACACTTGACTAGTGATTTATGTAAGAGGTATGTTAGatagtttttttttctgttaatattagttaattttttaaaattttataatttatcatctaataataaaaaaatatatttttttataaaaataattataaaatattcatgatagcactttttttttatagcatattagaatataaatgtTTTAGACCACTTTCGCGTGTGCAAATTGGTTCCGGGCTTCCGGCATAATAACCACGCATGCCATTTCTCGTGAGCTATTTTATTGTTGGTACAAAAATTAAATCACTGTACGAATAAAACTCATTTCATATTTCATACTGTATTAGTAATTTAGTATCACAAATAATGCGTATTTTTATATAGATTATTCTTATCCAAAATAAAGTATTACCAACGCAGAAGGAAAAGCATGGATTAGCCTCGACAactgagttttttttttcccagTATTTTAAAGTTTTGGTTGCGGTTTACAATTTTACATTCAATCGGAGGTAGCTGTATTTTTAACTTTGAAGTTTGAAGTTTGAAcactattaattaatttatgttaaaaatttaaggattaaataagtttttcatttttataaaatatttattttttatttgatccaTATAACTTTtgtttagtttaaatttttatagaattaaaaaatatatattttaatcttCACTATTAATTTAggacaaattatattattaaattaattgagATTTAAAATTATACAATTAAAATAAGTGAGATTTGCATAAGtatgtgttcataccctgacccaatgatataggcccaggtccaaataaaaggcctcACCCAAAGGGTTAAGCCTAGTTAAGTACCGACCctcacataagaagtcggtacCATCCTCGACTTGCCTTAAAGAAGTCGGGtatgagattagctggcagataaacactcattcaaatgagtaaccgcccctaaaatctctctaaccgcttcataaagccatatcttaacctccccaagataatagggacggttagcaccctaaagatacggcactacaccaacggtggttattggctcaccactataagtacactgacacccctcaggtatctctaggtcccaatacattctaaacctgcttaaccccatgctgacttaggcatcggagtgtctttgcaggtaccaccccccattcactcacaagcacaagtcggacggagcctcccgagttgcagATCCACCCGGAGTTCTCCTCCTTCACACACTTGGGCCGTCAAACGCCATCCATCGtactaatctccggttacctaccgtaacagtatgtatacaattttttttttctatataaatcGCATGAGTTGTAGTATTTTACCTTTTTTGCACATAAAGCATAAATTACTATAAGTTATAGTGATTTATGAAGAGAAAATGACATGACATAAACTGCACTATTAGTCATAGCAGTTTATGAGGAGAGAATCACGCTACAAATCACAGCAGtttatagaaaagaaaaaaaaatagtttatttaTAAGAGATAAGAAGACTAAAAAATTTGGTTATGGGTTTATTATCGGTGTTTTAGTTAGAAATAAGTGTAACGAGTGTATTTATCAATTGATGGACTTGTCACATGAAAGTCACAACACGTAGGACTTGTCACATAAAAGTCACAACACGTGGGGAGCGTGTTGAATGCGCAAGTGGGGAGAGAGGGCGTGATTGCCACGTGGTGAAGTCTAGTTGCATAGAACTGTAGCACATGGAGGGCATCTATTAGATTGGtaaagtttttactttttaaaagtagtttataaaaaaataatttttaaaagttgtagtgtttatatttagtaaatcaaattaaaaatagctttcaataaacacaagcaacaataattgcgattggtaaaatagcttttaaaatttaaaaatactataatagacataaatgtaagcattaaatttgaaaattagttaacatgtaaagttatattatacttttaaattttgaaaagcatAAGCCAACTTTGAAAAGTTCTACCTTGGGTGCTTTCAAAAGTACCTCGATCTTTTAAAAGCTGCAAGTACAAGCACATAATCTTTTTGATTTACCAAATATAAAATGAGGAGCTTGAgcttttaaaaagcacaagcacCTCTTCGAAAAGTTTTACCAAACCAAGCCGAAGAGTGTTCTTTGATTGTGTTGCTAGTGTAATGGAGGGTATCACAAACTTGGTAGTGTATCGCAACGGTAAGATTATACGGAATATGAAGGATtaccatgtgttcataacacgcagcgaaataaaagaaagtaatccttaaagatctatttttactaagaacctcagaagaacaaagtataattccttccatctttccagctcagaagaacaaagtataattccttccatctttccagctcttggttaacctttagagtatggtttaattgtcaaactctaacttgttaccattattataatgaattgtgaatgacttaagaaactcatttcttcattcattcaatccccttggccaaggttttattcatctcagtcattataatcatagaggtcaaactctttaccgagagttgacggattccttattgactaatcattaattctacaagtatttaaattgtacccaatatccattcaactagcaccctaggaTATTAGAtgtccggaatcaaagtataataaatacattgttaattactatgacagtcgcaagtcaaaggaaactctattactatattcatcttgagaatatcctattgacaaatatacggtaattataataaaagatttatctctcaatattatgatcactatcacaatgataaatttttaaatttaatcaaggaccttattatattaacattttaatataataacaacaacaaattatttgtcacatgattgattggattgtggtcatactcCTTATTCCCAATAGAATATTCATGAAGAAGTGAGGTTTGTGTGTCAGAATCTGTTTTCGTTTCTGGTTTCATGTACCATGACGTTGATGGAGCTTTAGAACGGTCTCTATCAAAGCATGGAGAACGGTATGTTGAGGAGAGTGAGTAGTATTTTGTACCGGAATCTAGTTATAATTTTTGGTGGTCTAATACAGTTTGATATTATGCCGATCATTGACGAAGCGAGTATGCAAAATACATTTCAAATTCACCAGCAGACTTAGATGCGATAGCCACAGATTGAGTTGTATATGGAGTTTGAAGACGTAAAGGCAAATGGGATTCAAAATGATTTAGATATAGAGGATGATAGAGTTGCAGTGTACGAAGGACTGAACAGTGACAGCGAAAAAGATTTCAAAACCACTTATGAAGCCAGCAACGAAGACGAGGATGGTGATGTGGGAGTCGAGGCAGTAGCGGAGAATGTAGTGGTTCATCCCGCAGTTAGCCAACCGATGAACGTCCTACCTTTTATGCGTAACTTCAATCTTAATGCCATAATGGTTCATCTCCTTAGTATCATACTGTGATGCACGACATAATGCCCTATAAAGGTGCGCGAGACATGCTGATCCGCTCAAAATCGCGAAGCAACGATAGATACTTCGTGTGGGCATATGTGGTCGACTTATCCGTGAATAGGGTTGAACCCAATAAACAGAAAACTGGCATCTGACGTATCTCTTAATAGATTCTTCAGTGTCCAATGGCTTTGCGTCTCTGATACCCCAAACCCAACCCAGCTTTATATAAGATTTTGAAGAACTACTAATTAACAAACAGTTCGCGACCGAATATCGCTATGCTCTGACTCTATAGGAAGTCGCTACTACTATCTATCTAGCCGATCACAAGCTTTCCATCAATGGGTAGGCTAAATATATGAGTAACATCTTCTAGTGTCACAGTAACCTCACCCACCTTTCCACCAAAGCAGCTAATAAGGGGTAAAATCCTTTTATGAACCCAATCCTAGAGACATGGTAGAATTCCGTTGAGCATAAGTAATTTTCAACCATCGGATTCCACATCTGCGTCGGATCCAGTATATGAACCATCAAATTCCTATTTAGCTGGTTCAACAGAAATATATTTATTCACTAAACGttagtttaaataaataaaaattattagaaataaatatttataataataatttacataaatataaaatattgttttttataatcataaataaaaaaatttacttattcaaatgttataaataaatacatttaatatttatatttgaaaataaataaataNNNNNNNNNNNNNNNNNNNNNNNNNNNNNNNNNNNNNNNNNNNNNNNNNNNNNNNNNNNNNNNNNNNNNNNNNNNNNNNNNNNNNNNNNNNNNNNNNNNNNNNNNNNNNNNNNNNNNNNNNNNNNNNNNNNNNNNNNNNNNNNNNNNNNNNNNNNNNNNNNNNNNNNNNNNNNNNNNNNNNNNNNNNNNNNNNNNNNNNNNNNNNNNNNNNNNNNNNCATATAATTATATACCATttttaatcataatttttttatataattttttttctttaaacacACCTAAATCCTAACTCTCATTAACACACACTTTTTACATCACAATATACggttaactttttattttacctcTCTTCTTCagcttatcttcttcttctttcttagtGTAACACACACTTTGCATCGTATAACATACACATTATGCATTCCACCAACAAGCTCAGTTTATAGAGCTTCAATGAGAATCGGTAGTTATCGGGGTAGGGAGTGTCTCCTACATGTAGATCACCTGCAACACGCTCTCCGTGTTGCTGCAGGTTCCTCGAAAACGAACGAAGACCTGTAACACTTTCAGGATTCAGAGGCAACATGTCCCACGTCACCACGCCTCCTGCGTGTTGCTGGAAAATTGCCACGCCTCTAACAGACCTATCACCACGTCCCCCGGCGTGTTGAACCTGACACCCACAATGGTGCAAAACATCTCCTTTTTCAATATTGAGCAAAAATACCAATATATATTCCAtgtgaaaaataatttctgagaTAATAACATCGTTTCTCTTTTAATAATGCCACTCATTTtttataaatccatacaaaatataatataaaaaatcgaTGACagtataaaaaatagaaatttaattaattgttaatgtttttttatatgtaattttGAATGAGTGGTAAGTGAGTTAAACTCTAAAATAGTTTTCTAAGATTGGTATCGTACACTAAAATTGTCCCTGAGATTCTAATTGCACCAATTTTTTATTAGTCCCTGACCCATTTTTTGTTAACGGTGTGATGACATGGCTTGATGACGTGGACCATTAGTGATATGTGTCACTCCATGGTTTGGCCACGTGTAATGGTATGATGATGTGTTGATCAGTGACATGTGACATACTGACGTAGATGGTTGTACCACGTGTCACAATGTTATTTGGTCATGTGTCAGTTTGTGTGACGTGTCGCAATAGTATCCGTCCACGTGTAATCCGTTATGTCATCATTGTAGATGCACCAAATTAGTTCCTCACTTTGTATTAAGTGATTCATTTTAGTCCTTGAAATTAAATGTCGTGCACCAAACTAGTCgtttcactagtttttttctcttttttttttctataaattcaaaattctcaatacctttaaatgtattaattttaattctattttttcacatgttatttaaatacaagtatttttataaaatattttttctcttccaAGTATCTCTAACTGCCGTCTTGGAGTTGACGTGAAGGCATTTCAAGTATTCTCA
The genomic region above belongs to Arachis duranensis cultivar V14167 chromosome 3, aradu.V14167.gnm2.J7QH, whole genome shotgun sequence and contains:
- the LOC107477881 gene encoding expansin-A20; amino-acid sequence: MGVLHFTLLCFILLHSWKIAAYNDEDWKKATATFTKDTDEGSLVTEGACGYGDIHKASYGKHSAGLSSILFNRGSACGACYEIRCVDHILWCVMGSPSIVVTATDFCAPNYGLSVDYGGWCNFPREHFEMSHAAFAQIAKSKADIVPVQYRRVKCQRSGGLKYTMSGNSHFYQVLVTNVGLDGEVVAMKVKGSRTGWIPMARNWGQNWHCNVNLQRQPLSFEVTVSSGKTLTSYNVAPANWQFLQTFEGKQFSE